The following proteins are encoded in a genomic region of Actinomadura sp. NAK00032:
- a CDS encoding bifunctional lysylphosphatidylglycerol flippase/synthetase MprF yields MEPGKSAVPASGRPVWPLAAAAALVAVLIAVPALHGTPGWLGRLSRIVTGSPLAPAHAIVIALALALVARGVLLRRRAAWYGLAVLVALGLLAVVTGEDPLWRLPLLGAVLGALWLERDRFPVRPHQERVRTAVKTGAFLVAAAIAGSLLFGGVSVRSVGAVAAGLGATGAPLDGASWLPGVLGLAGAAGLLVLVTTLLAADPAPPPGDEGERRRVAGLVAHPGSDTLAPFALRRDKAYVFSADGRAAIGYRVLFGVAVAGGDPVGDPAAHGDAVRAFLAMCRTTGWRPAVLGASDDLLPAWGPCRTIGFGDEVVVRPAEFTLAGRRMRNVRQAVKRTGNAGVTSQILPERELAPALRERLLDVASRSLGGAAERGFSMNLDELLTGYHPGAVVAIAYGEDKEPIAFQRYVAAGQGISLDAMRRSPGGPNGVNERLIVEMIEYAAERGHGVVSLNFAAFRELLDHDERGLLEKAGYQALHLLDPWIAVESLYLFNKKFRPSYKPRNVAFRSWFDIVQLAAALLTLEFGRTGTARPAAEPLTQPVHHLGR; encoded by the coding sequence GTGGAACCAGGGAAATCGGCCGTGCCCGCGTCGGGCCGGCCCGTCTGGCCGCTCGCGGCGGCCGCGGCGCTCGTCGCCGTGCTCATCGCGGTGCCGGCGCTGCACGGCACGCCGGGGTGGCTCGGCCGGCTGTCCCGGATCGTCACCGGCAGCCCCCTCGCCCCCGCGCACGCCATCGTGATCGCGCTCGCGCTCGCCCTCGTCGCCCGCGGCGTCCTGCTGCGGCGCCGCGCCGCCTGGTACGGCCTCGCGGTGCTGGTCGCCCTCGGCCTGCTCGCCGTCGTCACCGGCGAGGACCCGCTGTGGCGGCTGCCGCTGCTCGGCGCCGTCCTCGGCGCGCTGTGGCTGGAGCGCGACCGGTTCCCGGTGCGCCCGCACCAGGAGCGCGTCCGCACCGCGGTGAAGACGGGCGCGTTCCTGGTGGCCGCCGCGATCGCCGGCTCGCTGCTGTTCGGCGGCGTGTCGGTCCGGTCGGTCGGCGCCGTCGCCGCCGGGCTCGGCGCCACCGGCGCGCCGCTGGACGGCGCGTCCTGGCTGCCCGGCGTGCTCGGCCTCGCGGGCGCCGCCGGGCTGCTCGTCCTGGTCACCACGCTGCTCGCGGCCGACCCCGCGCCGCCGCCCGGCGACGAGGGCGAGCGCCGCCGCGTCGCGGGCCTGGTCGCGCACCCCGGGTCGGACACGCTGGCCCCGTTCGCGCTGCGCCGCGACAAGGCGTACGTGTTCAGCGCGGACGGCCGGGCCGCGATCGGCTACCGCGTCCTGTTCGGCGTCGCGGTGGCGGGCGGCGATCCGGTCGGCGACCCCGCCGCGCACGGCGACGCCGTCCGCGCGTTCCTCGCGATGTGCCGGACGACGGGCTGGCGCCCGGCCGTCCTCGGCGCGAGCGACGACCTGCTGCCCGCCTGGGGGCCGTGCCGCACGATCGGTTTCGGCGACGAGGTCGTCGTCCGGCCCGCGGAGTTCACGCTGGCGGGGCGGCGGATGCGCAACGTCCGGCAGGCGGTGAAGCGCACCGGGAACGCCGGCGTCACGTCCCAGATCCTTCCGGAGCGGGAGCTGGCGCCCGCGCTGCGCGAGCGGCTGCTGGACGTCGCGTCCCGGTCCCTCGGCGGCGCGGCCGAGCGCGGGTTCTCCATGAACCTCGACGAGTTGCTCACCGGCTACCACCCGGGCGCCGTCGTCGCGATCGCCTACGGCGAGGACAAGGAGCCCATCGCCTTCCAGCGCTACGTCGCCGCCGGTCAGGGCATCAGCCTGGACGCGATGCGCCGCAGCCCCGGCGGCCCGAACGGCGTCAACGAGCGCCTCATCGTCGAGATGATCGAGTACGCGGCCGAGCGCGGCCACGGCGTCGTCTCGCTGAACTTCGCGGCGTTCCGGGAGCTGCTCGACCACGACGAGCGCGGCCTGCTGGAGAAGGCCGGATACCAGGCCCTGCACCTGCTGGACCCGTGGATCGCCGTCGAGTCGCTGTACCTGTTCAACAAGAAGTTCCGGCCGTCCTACAAGCCGCGCAACGTCGCGTTCCGCTCGTGGTTCGACATCGTCCAGCTGGCCGCCGCGCTGCTCACGCTGGAGTTCGGCCGCACCGGCACGGCGCGTCCGGCCGCGGAGCCCCTGACCCAGCCCGTGCACCACCTCGGCCGCTGA
- a CDS encoding amidase, whose amino-acid sequence MLGLAGQAAALARGDVSSSELVEESLERIGREESLGAFRVVRAAAAAQEALAADKRLADGERLPLLGVPVAIKDDTDLAGETTPFAVAGDHRPAARDAEVVKRLRAAGAVIVGKTTTCELGLWPFSESPEYGCARNPWNPDYTPGGSSGGSAAAVAAGMVAAAVGSDGAGSIRIPAAWTGLVGIKPQRGRVSGYPQTDPFNGITVWGPLARSVEDAALMLDVLSGSHPDDVYQVDPPTTPFVEAARREPGRLRIAVSFRTAFGVSGKLDPEIRAAVERLARRLTDLGHKVFPADPDYGLVGLGLIPRGTAGVADWLDSLPNPRPEPRTEVEARIGRVVGKRLLPLAKRMDPYLRRKVGRIFQIADVVLTPTTAQPPLRVGAFDGAGYQKTQSGVAAACPYAWTWNVLGWPGVNVPAGFTKRGLPIGAQLLGHDSDEATLISLAAQLEAVEGWGERRP is encoded by the coding sequence GTGTTGGGGTTGGCGGGGCAGGCGGCGGCGCTGGCGCGGGGGGACGTCTCGTCCAGCGAGCTGGTCGAGGAGAGCCTGGAGCGCATCGGGCGCGAGGAGTCGCTCGGGGCCTTCCGGGTGGTGCGGGCGGCGGCCGCGGCGCAGGAGGCGCTGGCGGCCGACAAGCGGCTCGCGGACGGGGAGCGGCTGCCGCTGCTCGGGGTGCCCGTGGCCATCAAGGACGACACCGATCTGGCGGGGGAGACCACGCCGTTCGCGGTCGCGGGGGACCACCGTCCCGCGGCGCGGGACGCGGAGGTCGTGAAGCGGCTGCGGGCGGCCGGGGCCGTCATCGTCGGGAAGACCACGACGTGCGAGCTGGGGCTGTGGCCGTTCAGCGAGTCGCCCGAGTACGGGTGCGCGCGCAATCCGTGGAATCCCGACTACACGCCGGGCGGGTCGTCGGGGGGCTCGGCCGCGGCCGTGGCGGCGGGGATGGTCGCGGCGGCGGTCGGGTCGGACGGGGCCGGGTCGATCCGCATTCCAGCGGCGTGGACGGGGCTCGTCGGCATCAAGCCGCAGCGGGGGAGGGTCTCGGGGTACCCGCAGACCGATCCGTTCAACGGCATCACCGTGTGGGGGCCGCTGGCGCGCAGCGTCGAGGACGCCGCCCTGATGCTCGACGTGCTGAGCGGGAGCCATCCGGACGACGTCTACCAGGTCGATCCGCCGACGACGCCCTTCGTGGAGGCCGCGCGGCGGGAACCCGGGCGGCTCAGGATCGCCGTTTCCTTCCGCACGGCGTTCGGGGTCAGCGGCAAGCTCGACCCGGAGATCCGGGCGGCGGTCGAGCGGCTGGCCAGGAGGCTGACCGATCTCGGGCACAAGGTGTTCCCGGCCGATCCCGACTACGGGCTGGTCGGCCTCGGTCTCATCCCGCGCGGGACGGCCGGCGTCGCCGACTGGCTGGACTCGCTGCCGAATCCGCGGCCCGAGCCCCGGACGGAGGTCGAGGCGCGCATCGGACGCGTCGTCGGGAAGCGGCTGCTGCCGCTGGCGAAGCGGATGGACCCCTACCTGCGGCGCAAGGTCGGCCGCATCTTCCAGATCGCCGACGTGGTGCTGACGCCCACCACGGCGCAGCCGCCGCTGCGGGTGGGGGCGTTCGACGGGGCCGGCTATCAGAAGACGCAGTCGGGGGTCGCGGCGGCCTGCCCTTACGCGTGGACGTGGAACGTGCTCGGGTGGCCGGGAGTGAACGTCCCGGCCGGGTTCACCAAGCGCGGCCTGCCGATCGGGGCGCAGCTCCTCGGGCACGACTCCGACGAGGCCACGCTCATCTCGCTGGCGGCGCAGCTGGAGGCCGTCGAGGGGTGGGGCGAGCGGCGTCCGTAG
- a CDS encoding TetR/AcrR family transcriptional regulator, with protein sequence MDTRPMRADARRNYERLITTARTAFTEHGTGASLDDIAKRAGVGSGTLYRHFPTRDALLHAVLRERIDGLLAHADELLADPDPGGAEAALDRWLRSYLAGAATPRGTATVIIEAMSAEWADTGLGAAAASICDALGRLLARAQRAGALRAEIDPRDLLRLTNAIGVASERTPDPAAYADRMLTLLFTGLRA encoded by the coding sequence ATGGACACCCGCCCGATGCGGGCCGACGCCCGCCGCAACTACGAGCGACTGATCACGACCGCCCGGACCGCGTTCACCGAGCACGGCACGGGCGCCTCCCTCGACGACATCGCCAAGCGCGCGGGCGTCGGTTCCGGGACGCTGTACCGGCACTTCCCGACCCGCGACGCGCTGCTGCACGCCGTCCTGCGGGAGCGGATCGACGGGCTCCTCGCGCACGCCGACGAACTGCTCGCCGACCCCGATCCGGGCGGCGCCGAGGCCGCCCTCGACCGCTGGCTGCGCAGCTACCTCGCGGGCGCGGCGACCCCGCGCGGCACCGCCACGGTGATCATCGAGGCGATGTCGGCGGAGTGGGCCGACACCGGCCTCGGCGCCGCCGCGGCCTCGATCTGCGACGCGCTCGGCCGACTGCTGGCGCGGGCGCAGCGGGCGGGGGCCCTCCGCGCCGAGATCGACCCGCGCGACCTGCTCCGGCTCACCAACGCGATCGGGGTGGCGTCCGAGCGCACCCCCGACCCGGCCGCCTACGCCGACCGGATGCTGACCCTGCTGTTCACCGGGCTGCGCGCCTGA
- a CDS encoding flavodoxin family protein, with translation MKRLLLVHHTPSPSVQAMYEAVRAGASTDEVEGVEVVSRPALTASAVDVLEADGYLLGTPVNLGYLSGALKHFFDQVYYPCLEETVRRPFGAYLHGNNDATGALRALDSITTGLRWKAVQPPVVVTGEPGKADLEACWELGAITAAELGGV, from the coding sequence ATGAAGAGGTTGCTGCTCGTCCATCACACGCCGTCACCGTCCGTCCAGGCGATGTACGAGGCGGTGCGCGCCGGGGCGTCCACCGACGAGGTCGAGGGCGTGGAGGTCGTGTCCCGCCCGGCGCTGACGGCGTCCGCCGTGGACGTCCTGGAGGCGGACGGCTACCTGCTCGGCACGCCGGTCAACCTCGGCTACCTCTCCGGGGCGCTCAAGCACTTCTTCGACCAGGTCTACTACCCGTGCCTGGAGGAGACCGTCCGCCGCCCCTTCGGGGCCTACCTGCACGGCAACAACGACGCGACCGGCGCCCTGCGGGCGCTCGACTCCATCACCACCGGGCTGCGCTGGAAGGCCGTCCAGCCGCCGGTCGTGGTGACGGGCGAGCCGGGCAAGGCCGACCTGGAGGCGTGCTGGGAGCTCGGCGCGATCACGGCGGCGGAACTCGGCGGCGTCTGA
- a CDS encoding glucose 1-dehydrogenase translates to MGQLDGKVALITGGARGMGKSHVRRFLDEGAKVVFGDVLEEEGAKLAADLGDAARFVRMDVTSPDDWQTAVETATSAFGALNVLVNNAGIIRHKSIEDMGLDEFRRILDVNLVGQWLGVKSVTAPMRDAGGGSIVNVSSTEGFIGASGLAAYSASKFGVRGLTKSAARELGKYGIRVNSIHPGGVVTPLFMQDDIIAAKADSADAFLNSLPLGRMAKSKEVSGLVVYLASDDSSYCTGSEVLVDGGMLTGAGY, encoded by the coding sequence ATGGGTCAGCTGGACGGCAAGGTGGCGCTGATCACCGGTGGTGCGCGCGGGATGGGCAAGTCGCACGTCCGCCGGTTCCTGGACGAGGGGGCCAAGGTCGTGTTCGGCGACGTCTTGGAGGAGGAGGGCGCCAAGCTCGCCGCCGACCTCGGCGACGCCGCCCGCTTCGTCCGGATGGACGTCACCTCGCCGGACGACTGGCAGACCGCCGTCGAGACCGCGACGTCCGCGTTCGGCGCGCTGAACGTCCTGGTCAACAACGCCGGGATCATCCGGCACAAGAGCATCGAGGACATGGGCCTCGACGAGTTCCGCCGGATCCTCGACGTGAACCTGGTCGGCCAGTGGCTCGGCGTGAAGTCGGTGACCGCGCCGATGCGCGACGCCGGCGGCGGCTCGATCGTCAACGTGTCGTCCACCGAGGGGTTCATCGGCGCGTCCGGCCTCGCCGCCTACAGCGCCAGCAAGTTCGGCGTCCGCGGCCTCACCAAGTCCGCCGCGCGCGAGCTCGGCAAGTACGGCATCCGGGTGAACTCGATCCACCCCGGCGGCGTCGTCACCCCGCTGTTCATGCAGGACGACATCATCGCGGCCAAGGCCGACAGCGCCGACGCGTTCCTGAACTCCCTCCCCCTCGGCCGCATGGCCAAGTCCAAGGAGGTCTCGGGCCTGGTCGTCTACCTGGCCTCGGACGACTCGTCCTACTGCACCGGCAGCGAGGTCCTGGTCGACGGCGGCATGCTGACGGGCGCGGGCTACTGA
- a CDS encoding MFS transporter, with translation MTPRQRAVLALACAAQFMVVLDVSVVNVALPSIQADLRFAPADLQWVVNAYALPFAGLLLLGGRLADVHGLRRVFVAGLALFTLASLAGGLAAGPGPLVAARAFQGVGAALLAPATLTVLTTAFDEGVRPRALAAWTAVGLAGGTAGNLVGGVLTDALSWRWILLVNVPIGVLALLAARLIGNAKGERRRLDVPGAVLATAGAASLTCGVTRGWSPVALAAGAAALAAFAIRQSRARTPLLPLGLLRLRAVAAGNAAMLLAGACLNPMWYFLALSMQDVLHLSALETGLGFLPHTLLTMAVALRVTPRLMGRVSDRALIAAGSLIAAAGFLWQSLLSLGGTYLTDVLGPAVLISVGGGLLNTPITNAVTAGVPREDAGAASGLMNTTKQAGAALGLAVLVAVTSDYADAFAVMAGLLVATAAVAGALPGRPQAAGEVAGPARRVSRPEP, from the coding sequence ATGACGCCGCGGCAGCGAGCCGTGCTCGCCCTGGCGTGCGCCGCCCAGTTCATGGTCGTGCTGGACGTGTCGGTGGTGAACGTCGCGCTGCCGTCCATCCAGGCGGACCTGCGCTTCGCGCCCGCCGACCTCCAGTGGGTCGTCAACGCCTACGCCCTCCCCTTCGCCGGGCTGCTGCTCCTCGGCGGCCGGCTCGCCGACGTCCACGGGCTGCGCCGCGTGTTCGTCGCGGGGCTGGCCCTGTTCACGCTGGCGAGCCTGGCCGGCGGGCTCGCCGCCGGGCCGGGCCCGCTCGTCGCGGCGCGCGCCTTCCAGGGCGTCGGCGCCGCCCTCCTGGCCCCCGCGACGCTGACCGTCCTCACCACGGCGTTCGACGAGGGCGTCCGGCCCCGCGCGCTCGCCGCCTGGACGGCCGTCGGCCTCGCGGGCGGGACGGCCGGCAACCTCGTCGGCGGAGTCCTCACCGACGCGCTGTCGTGGCGCTGGATCCTGCTCGTCAACGTCCCGATCGGCGTCCTCGCGCTGCTCGCCGCGCGGCTGATCGGGAACGCGAAGGGCGAGCGGCGGCGGCTGGACGTGCCGGGCGCCGTGCTGGCCACCGCGGGCGCCGCGTCCCTCACCTGCGGCGTCACACGCGGTTGGAGCCCCGTCGCGCTGGCCGCCGGGGCCGCCGCGCTGGCGGCGTTCGCGATCCGGCAGTCGCGGGCCCGGACGCCGCTGCTGCCGCTCGGGCTGCTGCGGCTCCGCGCGGTCGCGGCCGGGAACGCGGCGATGCTGCTCGCCGGGGCGTGCCTGAATCCGATGTGGTACTTCCTGGCGCTGTCGATGCAGGACGTCCTGCACCTGAGCGCCCTGGAGACGGGGCTCGGCTTCCTCCCGCACACGCTGCTGACCATGGCCGTCGCGCTGCGCGTCACGCCCCGCCTGATGGGGCGGGTGTCCGACCGCGCGCTGATCGCGGCCGGGTCGCTGATCGCCGCCGCCGGGTTCCTGTGGCAGAGCCTGCTCTCCCTCGGCGGCACCTACCTGACGGACGTCCTCGGCCCGGCGGTCCTCATCTCGGTGGGCGGCGGGCTGCTCAACACCCCGATCACCAACGCCGTCACGGCGGGCGTCCCGCGCGAGGACGCCGGCGCCGCGTCCGGCCTGATGAACACGACGAAGCAGGCGGGCGCCGCGCTGGGCCTCGCCGTGCTGGTCGCCGTGACCTCCGACTACGCCGACGCGTTCGCGGTGATGGCGGGCCTCCTGGTGGCGACGGCCGCGGTCGCGGGCGCCCTGCCCGGACGTCCCCAGGCTGCAGGCGAGGTCGCGGGCCCGGCGCGGCGCGTCAGCCGGCCAGAGCCCTGA
- a CDS encoding TetR/AcrR family transcriptional regulator, giving the protein MPRTADHDARRTQIIEGLVRVAGRDGLHAVTMRSVAAEAGVSLRLVQYYFETKARLMNAALERLERQSHERWAARLAGLDDPSPRETVEALLAEALPTDQESRLFHQVWTSYAVLAQTEPSLAEQPFVDGPDRLEERLARILAGTCEDPAMEAARVLALAHGLGTSVLAGRRSPESAMRVLRHHLDEIF; this is encoded by the coding sequence ATGCCGAGGACCGCCGACCACGACGCCCGCCGCACGCAGATCATCGAGGGGCTCGTCCGCGTCGCCGGGCGCGACGGCCTGCACGCCGTCACCATGCGCTCGGTCGCGGCCGAGGCCGGGGTCTCGCTGCGGCTCGTCCAGTACTACTTCGAGACCAAGGCGCGGCTCATGAACGCGGCGCTGGAGCGGCTCGAACGGCAGAGCCACGAACGCTGGGCGGCCCGCCTTGCCGGCCTGGACGACCCGTCACCGCGCGAGACCGTCGAGGCGCTGCTCGCCGAGGCGCTGCCGACCGACCAGGAGAGCCGCCTGTTCCACCAGGTCTGGACGTCCTACGCCGTGCTCGCGCAGACCGAGCCGTCGCTCGCGGAGCAGCCCTTCGTGGACGGCCCCGACCGCCTGGAGGAACGCCTCGCGCGGATCCTCGCCGGCACATGCGAGGACCCGGCCATGGAGGCGGCGCGGGTGCTCGCGCTCGCCCACGGCCTCGGCACCAGCGTCCTGGCGGGGCGGCGGAGCCCCGAGTCCGCGATGCGCGTCCTCCGCCACCACCTGGACGAGATCTTCTAG
- a CDS encoding serine hydrolase domain-containing protein yields the protein MSTVVQGHCDPAFAGVREVFERNFAEGRELGAAVAVYAGDRKVVDLWGGTADRRTGRAWLPDTPCFGFSCTKAVTATAAMLLAERGAYDMDGPVTDWWPEFGAAGKDGATAAHLLSHQVGLPAFARPVSAEEAADPAALASLLAAQEPEWKPGSAHGYHALTYGWLAGEIVRRHGGRTVGAFVKDEFAGGLDLWIGAPDGVIERAAKMSAGRRGAADTPRTSDRGLLTRLAAAYTDPDSAMNRSLGNPSPGKGGFNNPVVLRAGWPSAGMLATAPAFAAFYRDLAAGRILRPDTLREAMRPRVSGPDRTLLIDSAFGLGFMRPAQTYYVPKAARATAFGHTGAGGSIGLGDPDAGLALAYLPNLMGDQATGDLRAFRLTEAAYASLS from the coding sequence ATGAGCACTGTGGTGCAGGGGCACTGCGATCCGGCGTTCGCCGGCGTGCGGGAGGTGTTCGAGCGGAACTTCGCCGAGGGGCGCGAGCTCGGCGCCGCCGTCGCCGTGTACGCGGGCGACCGCAAGGTCGTCGACCTGTGGGGCGGCACCGCCGACCGCCGCACCGGCCGCGCGTGGCTGCCGGACACCCCCTGCTTCGGCTTCTCCTGCACCAAGGCGGTCACGGCCACCGCCGCGATGCTGCTCGCCGAGCGCGGCGCCTACGACATGGACGGCCCGGTCACGGACTGGTGGCCGGAGTTCGGCGCCGCGGGCAAGGACGGCGCGACCGCCGCGCACCTGCTGTCGCACCAGGTGGGGCTGCCCGCGTTCGCGCGTCCGGTGTCCGCCGAGGAGGCCGCGGACCCCGCCGCGCTCGCCTCGCTTCTGGCCGCGCAGGAGCCGGAGTGGAAGCCTGGCTCGGCGCACGGCTACCACGCGCTGACCTACGGCTGGCTGGCCGGCGAGATCGTCCGGCGGCACGGCGGGCGGACGGTCGGCGCGTTCGTCAAGGACGAGTTCGCCGGCGGCCTCGACCTGTGGATCGGCGCCCCGGACGGGGTGATCGAGCGCGCCGCGAAGATGTCGGCCGGACGGCGCGGCGCCGCCGACACGCCGCGGACCTCCGACCGCGGGCTGCTGACCCGGCTCGCCGCCGCGTACACCGACCCGGACAGCGCGATGAACCGGTCGCTCGGCAACCCGAGCCCCGGCAAGGGCGGCTTCAACAACCCCGTCGTGCTGCGCGCGGGCTGGCCGTCCGCCGGGATGCTCGCCACCGCGCCCGCGTTCGCCGCGTTCTACCGCGACCTCGCGGCGGGCCGGATCCTGCGCCCGGACACACTGCGCGAGGCGATGCGCCCACGTGTCAGCGGCCCGGACCGGACGCTGCTCATCGACAGCGCGTTCGGGCTCGGCTTCATGCGCCCGGCCCAGACGTACTACGTCCCGAAGGCGGCGCGGGCGACGGCGTTCGGGCACACCGGCGCGGGCGGGTCCATCGGCCTCGGCGACCCGGACGCCGGGCTCGCGCTCGCCTACCTGCCGAACCTGATGGGCGACCAGGCGACCGGCGACCTGCGCGCCTTCCGGCTGACCGAGGCGGCGTACGCGTCCCTGTCCTGA
- a CDS encoding endonuclease V, whose protein sequence is MVVRELHDWPATAAEAEAIQDRLRPLLELDVPGPAAPRTVAGLDVSYAGDGGGTGTRLAAAAVVLDGTTLEVLEESVAVGTAAFPYVPGLFAFRELPTLLEALRGLTTTPDLLVCDGFGIAHPRRFGLACHLGVLTGLPSIGVGKTAFIGAYEQPGARRGDTSPLVDGGEVVGRVLRTRDGVKPVFVSVGHRVDLDTACRVVLALTPEFRLPETTRRADRLSRDALAGRGDG, encoded by the coding sequence ATGGTGGTACGCGAACTGCACGACTGGCCGGCCACGGCCGCGGAGGCCGAGGCGATCCAGGACCGGCTGCGCCCGCTGCTGGAACTGGACGTCCCCGGCCCGGCCGCGCCGCGCACGGTCGCGGGGCTGGACGTCTCCTACGCGGGCGACGGCGGCGGCACCGGGACGCGGCTGGCCGCCGCCGCGGTCGTCCTGGACGGCACCACGCTGGAGGTGCTGGAGGAGTCGGTGGCCGTCGGCACGGCCGCGTTCCCCTACGTCCCGGGCCTGTTCGCGTTCCGCGAGCTGCCGACCCTGCTGGAGGCGCTGCGCGGCCTCACCACCACGCCCGACCTGCTCGTCTGCGACGGGTTCGGGATCGCGCACCCCCGCCGGTTCGGGCTCGCCTGCCACCTCGGCGTCCTGACCGGGCTGCCGTCCATCGGCGTCGGCAAGACCGCCTTCATCGGCGCCTACGAGCAGCCGGGCGCGCGGCGCGGCGACACCAGCCCGCTGGTGGACGGCGGCGAGGTCGTGGGGCGGGTGCTGCGCACGCGGGACGGCGTGAAGCCGGTGTTCGTGTCCGTCGGGCACCGCGTCGACCTCGACACGGCGTGCCGCGTCGTGCTGGCCCTCACCCCCGAGTTCCGGCTGCCGGAGACCACCCGCCGGGCCGACCGGCTGTCCCGGGACGCGCTGGCCGGGCGCGGCGACGGGTAG
- a CDS encoding HAD family phosphatase: protein MADVIVFDLYGVIARTQTPEAVRRIEGIAGVPGAAFWDAYWGCRPAYDAGQESAAYWAEVAARLGVSFPDVPALIEADLDSWTDVDDAMVALVGELADAGRTLGLLSNIIGDLVPRFEARHGALLDRFDALVYSCRIGVAKPDPRAYEICAERLGVKPGDVLFFDDTERNVRAAREAGMRAEVFSGPDQVRALAG from the coding sequence ATGGCCGATGTGATCGTGTTCGACCTGTACGGAGTGATCGCCCGCACCCAGACCCCCGAGGCGGTCCGGCGGATCGAGGGGATCGCCGGAGTGCCCGGCGCCGCGTTCTGGGACGCCTACTGGGGCTGCCGTCCGGCCTACGACGCCGGGCAGGAGAGCGCGGCGTACTGGGCCGAGGTCGCGGCGCGGCTCGGCGTGTCGTTCCCCGACGTCCCCGCGCTCATCGAGGCCGACCTCGACAGCTGGACGGACGTCGACGACGCGATGGTGGCGCTCGTCGGCGAACTGGCCGACGCGGGCCGCACGCTCGGCCTGCTCTCCAACATCATCGGCGACCTGGTGCCGCGCTTCGAGGCGCGGCACGGCGCGCTGCTCGACCGCTTCGACGCGCTCGTCTACTCCTGCCGTATCGGCGTCGCCAAGCCCGATCCGCGCGCCTACGAGATCTGCGCCGAGCGCCTCGGCGTCAAGCCCGGCGACGTCCTGTTCTTCGACGACACCGAGCGCAACGTCCGCGCCGCCCGCGAGGCCGGCATGCGCGCCGAGGTCTTCAGCGGCCCCGACCAGGTCAGGGCTCTGGCCGGCTGA
- a CDS encoding TetR/AcrR family transcriptional regulator: protein MTTTSAKSGRSRTRATGEGGSRRRGRGSPALASERREHLVRLAAELFAEKGFQATTVRNIADEAGILSGSLYHHFDSKESIVDEILSGFFDEIMASYQSVIAEGRNPRDTIAGLVRVAFGTLEPHRAAITVMQNDWNYLKGMDRFAYLIKSEDEVEKMWVDTLQAGQAEGLFRHDLDPKLTYRMIRDTVWVAVRWFRPGGRLNAQGLAEHYLKVMFDGINLH from the coding sequence GTGACGACCACGAGCGCTAAGTCCGGACGATCCCGAACCCGTGCCACGGGCGAGGGCGGTTCCCGCCGCCGTGGCAGGGGCTCGCCCGCCTTGGCGTCGGAACGGCGCGAGCACCTCGTCAGACTCGCCGCCGAACTCTTCGCGGAGAAGGGCTTCCAGGCCACCACCGTCCGCAACATCGCCGACGAGGCGGGCATCCTGTCCGGCAGCCTCTACCACCACTTCGACTCCAAGGAGTCGATCGTGGACGAGATCCTGTCCGGCTTCTTCGACGAGATCATGGCCTCCTACCAGTCGGTGATCGCGGAGGGCCGCAACCCGCGCGACACCATCGCCGGGCTCGTCCGCGTCGCGTTCGGCACGCTGGAGCCGCACCGCGCCGCCATCACGGTGATGCAGAACGACTGGAACTACCTCAAGGGCATGGACCGGTTCGCCTACCTGATCAAGTCCGAGGACGAGGTCGAGAAGATGTGGGTGGACACGCTCCAGGCCGGCCAGGCGGAGGGGCTGTTCCGGCACGACCTCGACCCGAAGCTCACCTACCGGATGATCCGCGACACCGTGTGGGTCGCGGTCCGCTGGTTCCGGCCGGGCGGCCGCCTGAACGCCCAGGGCCTGGCGGAGCACTACCTCAAGGTGATGTTCGACGGCATCAACCTGCACTAG